The Pseudarthrobacter sulfonivorans genome includes a window with the following:
- a CDS encoding phosphoribosylaminoimidazolesuccinocarboxamide synthase — protein sequence MTENSAQEPQQPRGFSTETLDLPGWTHVYSGKVRDLYEPADEAIRQQVGQDCVLVVASDRISAFDHVLASEIPDKGRILTQLSLWWFDQLDVVHHVLASTVEDGVPAAVEGRAMICRKLDMFPVECIARGYLTGTGLLEYKARGTVCEIPLPPGLVDGSRLEQAIFTPSAKAEVGEHDENISYNDVVAMVGDDIAARLSELTLKIYTGAEKIARERGIILADTKVEFGYDAVSGAITLGDEVLTPDSSRFWDAATYEPGKAQPSYDKQYVRDWLTSAESGWDKNSDEAPPALPVDVVGRTRSRYVEAYEKITGRTFA from the coding sequence ATGACTGAGAACTCCGCCCAGGAACCACAGCAGCCCCGCGGCTTCAGCACCGAAACCCTGGACCTGCCGGGCTGGACGCACGTTTACTCCGGCAAGGTCCGCGACCTCTACGAGCCGGCGGACGAAGCCATCCGCCAGCAGGTGGGCCAGGACTGCGTCCTGGTGGTGGCAAGCGACCGCATCAGCGCCTTCGACCACGTGCTGGCCAGCGAGATCCCGGACAAGGGCCGCATCCTCACGCAGTTGAGCCTGTGGTGGTTCGACCAGCTTGACGTGGTCCACCACGTGCTGGCATCCACCGTGGAGGACGGCGTTCCCGCGGCTGTGGAAGGCCGCGCGATGATCTGCCGGAAGCTGGATATGTTCCCCGTGGAATGCATCGCCCGCGGCTATCTCACCGGCACCGGACTGCTGGAGTACAAGGCCCGGGGGACGGTCTGCGAGATTCCGCTGCCGCCGGGCCTGGTGGACGGGTCCCGGCTGGAACAGGCCATCTTCACACCGTCTGCCAAGGCCGAGGTGGGCGAGCACGACGAGAACATCTCCTACAACGATGTTGTGGCCATGGTGGGGGACGACATCGCCGCACGCTTGAGCGAGCTGACCCTAAAGATCTACACCGGCGCCGAGAAGATCGCCCGCGAACGCGGTATCATCCTGGCCGATACCAAGGTGGAGTTCGGCTACGACGCCGTGTCCGGGGCCATCACCCTGGGCGATGAGGTCCTGACGCCGGATTCCTCCCGTTTCTGGGATGCGGCAACGTATGAGCCGGGCAAGGCGCAGCCCTCCTATGACAAGCAGTATGTGCGCGACTGGCTCACGTCGGCCGAATCCGGCTGGGACAAGAACTCCGACGAGGCACCGCCCGCCCTGCCGGTGGACGTCGTGGGCCGGACGCGCAGCCGCTACGTCGAGGCCTACGAGAAGATCACCGGCAGGACGTTCGCCTAG
- a CDS encoding helix-turn-helix domain-containing protein, with translation MGNGFGEKLRAERLERGLTQAELGKDLYSPSYISLLETGRREPTAEVIEELARRLELAPKALEAWSQPITVSDAEYVLAGLYARQAWDLRDYPLAATHAANAAQIALEGKNTSAWWNMTYMQAECLIKQGNWQECQKIMQHLLEHPMATESAGLAVRARQMLAAICQGQGQLSTAVEHALAAVQLCGQLPNGSTLIIGAYRALIGALAESGRLDEAWKYCQAMNDQMDEHSMSQLAGEVAWVIGNVAFMRHDYPEGIKYHERAARMLSPANDIDLWARFNKASAAVRLSSGIVEPETLSSIERAELALSIVGGNKSDQLEVAFIRARWLYLTGDIVAAINKLREIHSESGALAKHTAGEVSLLLGKSLKAAGESDEALVYLEEAQKAFSAAGASDRVQQALDAVLEIRLAQQRAAAAANDVKAS, from the coding sequence GTGGGCAACGGATTCGGGGAGAAGCTCCGTGCGGAGCGTCTCGAACGTGGGCTGACACAGGCTGAACTGGGCAAGGACCTGTATTCCCCCAGTTACATCTCCCTCCTCGAAACCGGCCGCCGTGAGCCGACGGCCGAAGTGATCGAGGAGCTCGCCCGCAGGCTGGAGCTGGCGCCCAAGGCGCTGGAAGCCTGGAGCCAGCCCATCACTGTCAGCGACGCCGAGTACGTCCTGGCCGGCCTCTACGCGCGCCAGGCCTGGGACCTCAGGGACTATCCTCTGGCCGCCACCCACGCAGCCAACGCGGCCCAGATAGCCTTGGAAGGCAAGAACACCAGCGCGTGGTGGAACATGACCTACATGCAGGCCGAATGCCTGATCAAGCAGGGCAACTGGCAGGAATGCCAAAAGATCATGCAGCACCTCCTGGAGCACCCCATGGCCACGGAGTCTGCCGGCCTCGCCGTCCGTGCCCGCCAGATGCTCGCGGCGATCTGCCAGGGACAGGGACAGCTGAGCACTGCCGTGGAACACGCATTGGCGGCCGTCCAACTCTGCGGCCAGCTGCCCAACGGTTCCACGCTGATCATCGGCGCCTACCGCGCGCTGATCGGCGCGCTGGCGGAGAGCGGCCGCCTGGACGAGGCCTGGAAGTACTGCCAGGCCATGAATGACCAGATGGACGAGCACTCCATGTCCCAGCTTGCCGGTGAGGTTGCCTGGGTGATCGGAAACGTCGCCTTTATGCGGCACGACTACCCCGAGGGCATCAAGTACCACGAGCGCGCCGCCCGGATGCTGTCCCCTGCCAACGACATTGATCTGTGGGCCCGCTTCAACAAGGCCTCGGCCGCCGTCCGGCTGTCCTCCGGAATTGTAGAACCGGAAACACTTTCCAGCATCGAGCGCGCTGAACTGGCGCTGTCCATTGTGGGCGGCAACAAGAGCGACCAGCTGGAAGTTGCGTTCATCCGCGCGCGCTGGCTGTATCTCACCGGCGACATCGTGGCCGCCATCAACAAGCTCCGCGAGATCCACTCGGAATCAGGGGCTCTGGCCAAGCACACGGCAGGCGAAGTTTCACTCCTGCTGGGAAAGTCGCTGAAGGCCGCCGGCGAGTCAGACGAAGCCCTGGTCTATCTCGAAGAAGCGCAGAAGGCCTTCAGTGCCGCGGGAGCCTCGGACCGCGTCCAGCAGGCACTGGACGCGGTCCTTGAGATCAGGCTTGCCCAGCAGCGGGCCGCCGCAGCTGCGAATGACGTCAAAGCAAGCTAG
- a CDS encoding ABC transporter ATP-binding protein yields the protein MSNATFGTANEDNTHLSKSDSKTVRRRSLALLATLIRPVRLRFWLTIATVVLSQAARVAGPALIAFGIDHALPSLQAGDNLPLVLTGVAYLLAAIATAGLTALYVTSTARLSQAMLLDLRVRVFRHTQRLSLEFHEKYTSGRIIARQTSDLEALRELLDSGVSSLASGLLFMVFTAVTVFALDWRSGLIVLAAGVPMYFLSRWYQKHSQIVFRESRVVSARLIVHFVETMTGIRAVKAFRKETENAETYGQLSEDYRLVTVRSINLNGIFQPGLVLIGNVCVAVVLLFGGFRVLDGDLAVGVLLALILSTKRFFQPVDQMAMFYNSFQSAQAALEKVSGLLEEVPTVRPPKNPVALRDARGAVDFKGVEFRYGDGPVVIPTMDLHIPAGQTVALVGQTGAGKSTLAKLIARFYDVSSGSLTLDGVDLRSLTTTDLRRNIVMVTQEAFLFSGSVADNIALGRPEASRAEIEDAARAVGAHEFITELPEGYDTDVNKRGGRVSSGQRQLISFARAFLARPAVLILDEATSSLDIPSERLVQSGLARLLRATSDAGSPAGAPGSSDAGSAAEGSAAAGGGRTALIIAHRLSTVETADRVLVVHDGRVVEDGTPAELIGGGGRFADLHGAWKDSLV from the coding sequence ATGAGTAACGCAACCTTCGGCACCGCCAACGAGGACAACACGCACCTCAGCAAGTCGGACAGTAAAACCGTACGACGGCGGTCGCTCGCCCTCTTGGCCACCCTGATCCGTCCGGTGCGGCTCAGGTTCTGGCTGACCATCGCCACCGTGGTCCTGTCCCAGGCCGCGCGCGTGGCCGGGCCTGCACTGATCGCGTTCGGCATCGACCACGCGCTCCCGTCGTTGCAGGCGGGCGACAACCTCCCTCTGGTGCTTACCGGTGTCGCGTACCTGCTCGCAGCGATTGCGACGGCGGGACTCACCGCCCTCTACGTCACCTCCACCGCGCGGCTCAGCCAGGCGATGCTGCTGGACCTGCGCGTCCGGGTCTTCCGGCACACGCAGCGCCTGAGCCTGGAGTTCCACGAAAAGTACACGTCGGGACGGATCATCGCCCGGCAGACCTCGGACCTGGAGGCGCTGCGGGAACTCCTCGACTCCGGTGTCAGCTCCCTTGCCTCGGGCCTGCTGTTCATGGTCTTCACGGCTGTGACGGTGTTTGCCCTGGACTGGCGCAGCGGGCTGATCGTGCTGGCCGCCGGCGTCCCGATGTACTTCCTGTCGCGCTGGTACCAGAAGCACTCCCAGATCGTGTTCCGCGAATCCCGGGTGGTGTCCGCCCGGCTGATTGTGCACTTTGTGGAGACCATGACCGGGATCCGCGCCGTGAAGGCCTTCCGCAAGGAAACTGAAAACGCCGAGACGTACGGCCAGCTGTCCGAGGACTACCGGCTGGTCACCGTGCGCTCCATCAACCTCAACGGCATTTTCCAGCCCGGGCTGGTGCTGATCGGCAACGTCTGCGTGGCCGTGGTGCTCCTGTTCGGCGGGTTCCGTGTGCTGGACGGGGACCTTGCCGTGGGCGTGCTGCTGGCACTGATCCTTTCCACCAAACGCTTCTTCCAGCCGGTGGACCAGATGGCCATGTTCTACAACTCCTTCCAGAGCGCCCAGGCTGCCCTGGAGAAGGTGTCCGGCCTGCTGGAGGAGGTTCCCACGGTCCGTCCGCCCAAGAACCCTGTTGCGCTCCGCGATGCCAGGGGCGCCGTCGATTTCAAGGGTGTGGAGTTCCGCTACGGCGACGGCCCTGTGGTCATCCCCACCATGGACCTGCACATCCCCGCCGGCCAGACCGTGGCCCTGGTGGGGCAGACCGGTGCCGGGAAATCCACGCTTGCCAAGCTGATCGCCCGCTTCTACGACGTCTCCTCCGGCTCCCTGACCCTGGACGGGGTGGACCTGCGCAGCCTCACCACCACGGACCTGCGCCGGAACATCGTGATGGTCACGCAGGAGGCGTTCCTGTTCAGCGGCTCCGTGGCGGACAACATCGCGCTGGGCCGGCCGGAGGCTTCGCGGGCGGAGATCGAGGATGCTGCCCGGGCCGTGGGCGCCCACGAGTTCATTACCGAACTCCCCGAAGGCTATGACACGGATGTCAACAAGCGCGGCGGCCGGGTGTCCTCCGGGCAACGGCAGCTGATCAGCTTCGCCCGGGCGTTCCTGGCCCGGCCGGCGGTGCTGATCCTGGACGAGGCCACCTCGTCCCTGGACATCCCCTCCGAGCGGCTCGTCCAGAGCGGCCTGGCGCGCCTTCTGCGGGCAACGTCCGACGCCGGCAGTCCGGCAGGTGCCCCGGGCTCGTCTGATGCGGGATCTGCGGCCGAGGGCTCAGCTGCTGCCGGCGGCGGCCGGACGGCGCTGATCATCGCGCACCGCCTCTCCACCGTTGAAACTGCCGACCGCGTCCTGGTGGTCCACGACGGCCGCGTGGTTGAGGACGGCACCCCCGCGGAACTCATCGGCGGCGGCGGACGCTTCGCAGACCTCCACGGCGCCTGGAAGGACTCCCTGGTCTAG
- the purD gene encoding phosphoribosylamine--glycine ligase, whose translation MKVLVIGPGGREHAIVRSLLADPNVSEVHAAPGNAGISKLVPTHKIDGNDPDAVAVLATKLGVDLVVVGPEAPLAAGVSDAVRAAGIPVFGPSKAAAQLEASKAFAKEVMAEAGVPTAMAMVATNAEEAAAALDTFGAPYVVKDDGLAAGKGVVVTNNRDEALAHAQTCFDAAGTVVIEEFLDGPEVSVFVLCDGRNTVALSPAQDFKRIFDNDEGPNTGGMGAYTPLEWAPAGLVQEVIDRVAQPTVNEMANRGTPFVGVLFVGLALTTRGTRVIEFNVRFGDPETQAVLARLKTPLGALLLAAAKGELDKADELRWSKETAVAVVVASENYPDTPRTGDRIRGLKKVDELDGVHVIHAGTALDDDGKVISAGGRVLAVVALGSDLVEARERAYDGVELVHLEGSQFRTDIGRKAARGEIKVASKATGSAPVTKAKA comes from the coding sequence GTGAAGGTACTCGTCATTGGCCCTGGAGGCCGCGAACACGCCATTGTCCGCTCCCTGCTCGCCGACCCCAACGTTTCCGAGGTCCATGCGGCTCCCGGCAACGCCGGCATCAGCAAGCTGGTCCCCACCCACAAGATTGACGGGAATGATCCCGACGCCGTCGCGGTGCTGGCCACCAAGCTCGGCGTGGACCTCGTCGTCGTGGGCCCCGAGGCGCCGCTGGCTGCCGGGGTGTCCGACGCCGTCCGCGCCGCCGGCATCCCGGTCTTTGGCCCCAGCAAGGCCGCAGCCCAGCTGGAAGCCTCCAAAGCGTTCGCCAAGGAAGTTATGGCCGAAGCGGGAGTCCCCACGGCCATGGCGATGGTGGCCACAAACGCCGAGGAAGCCGCCGCAGCCCTGGACACCTTCGGCGCACCCTACGTGGTGAAGGACGACGGCCTCGCAGCCGGCAAGGGCGTGGTGGTCACCAACAACCGCGACGAAGCCCTGGCCCACGCGCAGACGTGCTTCGACGCCGCCGGCACCGTGGTGATCGAGGAATTCCTCGACGGCCCCGAGGTATCCGTTTTTGTCCTCTGCGACGGCCGCAACACCGTGGCCCTGTCCCCGGCGCAGGACTTCAAACGCATCTTCGACAACGACGAAGGCCCCAACACCGGCGGCATGGGTGCCTACACGCCGCTGGAATGGGCCCCCGCCGGGCTGGTCCAGGAAGTCATCGACCGCGTCGCGCAGCCCACGGTCAACGAGATGGCCAACCGCGGCACTCCGTTTGTGGGTGTGCTGTTTGTGGGCCTGGCGCTGACCACGCGCGGCACCCGCGTCATCGAATTCAACGTCCGCTTCGGGGACCCCGAGACGCAGGCCGTGCTGGCCCGGCTCAAAACCCCGCTCGGTGCGCTGCTGCTGGCAGCCGCCAAGGGCGAACTGGACAAGGCAGACGAGCTGCGCTGGTCCAAGGAGACGGCCGTCGCCGTCGTCGTGGCGTCCGAAAACTACCCGGACACCCCGCGCACCGGTGACCGCATCCGCGGACTCAAGAAGGTGGACGAGCTCGACGGCGTGCACGTGATCCACGCGGGCACCGCGCTCGACGACGACGGCAAGGTGATCTCCGCTGGCGGCCGGGTGCTCGCCGTCGTTGCCCTCGGCAGCGACCTGGTGGAGGCCCGGGAACGGGCGTACGACGGCGTGGAGCTGGTTCACCTGGAAGGCTCCCAGTTCCGGACGGACATCGGCCGCAAGGCCGCCCGCGGTGAAATCAAGGTTGCATCCAAGGCCACCGGATCGGCTCCTGTCACGAAGGCGAAGGCATAA